From Pseudoalteromonas sp. R3, one genomic window encodes:
- a CDS encoding DUF5916 domain-containing protein, translating into MWLSAASQAAEPSIPYINASVNIDGKIDESVWQQAKHIVIDNVTWPYENAKSPVSTSVSVFENGQSLFLAFDAKDPDPSQIRAFFRDRDRNWNDDLVGIKIDSFNTGRSAYQFFINPLGVQQDSIENVLSGSEDSSWNGIWDSAGQINETGYVVEVEIPLRVLNFDDSQDTKTMAMEFLRFYPRSERLRISSMQIAHENQCWVCQMPAYTGFSDAKQGSNLAVIPSMVISRQQTRDIDGSTIPDWESDTNYEPGLDVKWAITPDTTLNATLNPDFSQVEADNGQLSVNNSFSLFFPEKRAFFLDNADYFSSHINLLHTRNIAAPDYGAKLTGSKQGHTYAAFVTNDEFTNVMVPGNLGSNVVSLEQKSENAALRYRYDADETLSVGALTTTRQSNDYRNQVFSLDGKYEPTANDTFKAQILTSKTDYDPAMVKELCDDATLDDCEIDESVLRTQLQDDNQGLGYMLDYRHNQKHWKAFASYRNYDAALRADMGFLSQVDFNKLITGFEYRWYGDDQTWWNRTRWYTDWDISHNENGELLEKEVQSNIAISGPLQSTIDFGVDHRKRTGLRHDETSLAIDGNTDLFTENTQWIYLESKPAPGVFSGLTLRRGNRVDLANNRMADERYIRPMLDFYLGQHFEVRLRHTYQKLTADGMDVFTANLSDVRFTYQFNINSYLRLAFIKTDIRRNQANYVDDVDSQYKRLSTQLLYAYKLNPQTVFFAGYSDNGYQDDDLTKISKDNKTFFAKFSYAWLM; encoded by the coding sequence TTGTGGTTAAGCGCCGCCAGCCAGGCCGCCGAACCAAGTATCCCTTATATCAATGCCAGCGTGAACATCGATGGAAAAATAGATGAGTCTGTGTGGCAGCAGGCAAAACATATTGTTATCGACAATGTGACCTGGCCTTATGAAAATGCCAAAAGCCCGGTATCAACCTCTGTAAGCGTATTTGAAAATGGCCAGTCCTTGTTTCTTGCCTTCGATGCCAAAGATCCAGACCCGAGTCAGATCAGGGCGTTTTTCCGCGACAGGGACCGTAACTGGAACGACGATCTGGTTGGAATAAAGATCGACTCCTTTAATACTGGCCGCAGTGCCTATCAGTTTTTTATTAACCCCCTCGGTGTACAGCAAGATTCCATAGAGAACGTTTTAAGTGGCAGTGAAGACAGTTCCTGGAATGGCATCTGGGACTCCGCCGGACAGATTAATGAAACAGGGTATGTAGTTGAAGTGGAGATCCCACTGCGTGTGCTCAACTTTGATGACAGCCAGGACACCAAAACCATGGCCATGGAGTTCTTACGCTTCTACCCGCGCAGCGAGCGACTAAGAATTTCCAGCATGCAAATTGCCCATGAAAATCAATGCTGGGTGTGCCAGATGCCTGCTTACACCGGCTTTTCCGATGCCAAGCAAGGCAGTAACCTTGCGGTCATCCCCTCCATGGTGATCAGTCGTCAACAAACCCGGGATATTGACGGCAGTACTATCCCGGACTGGGAGAGCGACACTAACTATGAGCCGGGTCTGGACGTTAAGTGGGCCATTACACCGGATACCACCTTAAACGCCACGTTGAATCCGGACTTTTCTCAGGTAGAAGCCGACAATGGCCAGCTTAGTGTCAACAACAGTTTTAGTTTATTCTTCCCGGAAAAACGCGCATTCTTCCTTGATAACGCGGACTATTTTTCTTCCCATATCAATCTTTTGCACACCCGTAACATTGCAGCCCCAGACTATGGCGCAAAGTTGACGGGTAGCAAGCAGGGCCATACCTATGCTGCCTTTGTGACCAACGATGAGTTTACCAATGTCATGGTGCCGGGTAATCTGGGCTCAAATGTGGTCTCATTGGAGCAAAAAAGTGAAAATGCGGCACTGCGCTATCGCTATGATGCCGATGAAACTTTGTCTGTGGGCGCTTTAACGACAACACGACAAAGTAACGACTACCGAAATCAGGTGTTCAGCCTGGATGGCAAATACGAGCCCACCGCAAATGATACTTTTAAAGCACAGATCCTGACCTCAAAAACGGACTACGACCCGGCTATGGTTAAAGAGCTGTGTGATGACGCAACCCTGGATGACTGTGAGATAGATGAAAGTGTGCTGCGCACTCAGCTGCAGGATGATAATCAGGGCCTGGGCTATATGCTCGACTACCGTCATAACCAGAAACACTGGAAAGCCTTTGCCAGTTATCGCAACTACGATGCTGCACTAAGGGCCGACATGGGGTTCTTATCACAAGTCGACTTCAATAAGCTCATCACAGGCTTTGAATATCGCTGGTATGGTGATGACCAGACCTGGTGGAATCGCACTCGCTGGTATACCGACTGGGATATCAGTCACAATGAGAATGGGGAGCTGCTGGAAAAAGAGGTTCAAAGTAACATAGCCATCAGCGGTCCGCTGCAGAGCACCATTGATTTTGGTGTCGATCATCGCAAGCGAACTGGACTACGCCATGACGAAACCAGCCTGGCCATAGATGGAAACACCGATCTGTTCACAGAAAATACCCAATGGATTTATTTGGAGAGTAAGCCTGCTCCGGGCGTGTTCAGTGGATTAACGCTGCGCAGAGGCAACCGTGTCGATTTGGCCAACAATCGCATGGCTGATGAACGTTACATCCGCCCTATGCTGGACTTTTATCTGGGCCAGCATTTTGAGGTACGTCTACGTCACACCTATCAGAAGCTCACCGCAGATGGCATGGATGTATTTACCGCTAACCTCAGTGATGTGCGCTTTACCTATCAGTTTAACATCAATAGTTACCTGAGACTGGCGTTCATTAAAACGGACATTCGCCGTAATCAAGCCAATTATGTAGACGATGTGGACAGCCAATACAAGCGCCTCAGCACACAACTACTCTACGCCTATAAGCTCAACCCACAAACTGTGTTTTTCGCCGGATACTCAGATAACGGCTACCAGGATGATGATTTGACCAAGATCAGCAAAGATAACAAAACATTTTTTGCTAAGTTTAGTTACGCCTGGTTGATGTAA